The sequence below is a genomic window from Candidatus Deferrimicrobiaceae bacterium.
ATCGAGGAGGAACTGGCCGCCCTTCCGGCGCCGGAAGACCCGGCCCGCGCCGTCTACGTGATCCACGGCCCGCCCGCGGGGCTGGGTCTGGACGTTGTGCGGGGAGGAAAACCGGTGGGCTCCCCCGCCACCACGCGCTTCCTCGAGACGGTCCAGCCGCTTCTTTCCCTCCACGGCCACATCCACGAGTCCCCCGAGGAAAGCGGCGTCTGGATGAGCCGGGTGGGAAAAACGGTGTGCCTCCAGCCGGGCCAGTCGGCCCGGGGCTTAAGCGTCGTCGTGGGAAACCTCGAGGAGAGGAAGTTCGACATGCGCGTCATCGTGGTCGACTGACATGCGGGGGGCGCGCAAGTCCCGGACCCTGGCGGCGTCGAGGCGCGCCGAACGGGTCCAGATGCCGATCATCCCGACGGTGGCGGGGTGGATCGCGGGGACACCCGGCACGATCTCCCTCGGCCAGGGAGTCGTCCACTACGGTCCTCCCCCGGCGGCGCTCGGGGAAATCCCCGCTTTCCTGAAAAACGCCACGCATCACAAGTACGTCCCCGACGCCGGGCTCCCCTCCCTGCGAAAAGCCTTCGAGGAGAAGCTTCGCGCCGAGAACGGGATCGACGCCCCCGGAGGCCGCAGGATCTTCGTCACCGCCGGCGCGAACCAGGGCTTCCTCAATGCCCTGCTGTGCCTGTGCGACCCCGGCGACGAGGTGATCCTGCTCTCCCCCTACTACTTCAACCACGAGATGGCGGTCCGGCTTGCGGGCTGCCGGGCCGTCTGCGTCCCGACGGACCGGAACTATCAGCCGCGCCTCGCGGCGATCGAGGCGGCCATGACGGCCAGGACCCGCGCCGTCGTGACGGTGTCACCGAACAACCCGGCGGGGGTCGTGTACCCTCCCGATGCGCTGCGGGCGATCAACCGGCTTTGCGCCGCCCGGGGGATCTACCACATAAGCGACGAGGCGTACGAGTACTTCACCTACGACGGGGCCACGCACTACTCCCCAGGATCCTCCGGCGTGGAACACACGATCTCACTCTTCAGCATGTCGAAGTCGTACGGGATGGCGAGCTGGCGCGTGGGGTTCCTCGTGGTCCCCGAACATCTCTTCGACGACATGATGAAGATCCAGGACACGGTGATCATCTGCGCCCCCGCCGTCTCCCAGGCCGTGGCACTGGGTGCGCTTGCCGCCGGGCGTTCCTTCTGCCTGCGCCGGCTCCCCGCCATCGCGAGGGTGCGGGAGCGGATGCTCGCCGCGTTT
It includes:
- a CDS encoding pyridoxal phosphate-dependent aminotransferase, with protein sequence MRGARKSRTLAASRRAERVQMPIIPTVAGWIAGTPGTISLGQGVVHYGPPPAALGEIPAFLKNATHHKYVPDAGLPSLRKAFEEKLRAENGIDAPGGRRIFVTAGANQGFLNALLCLCDPGDEVILLSPYYFNHEMAVRLAGCRAVCVPTDRNYQPRLAAIEAAMTARTRAVVTVSPNNPAGVVYPPDALRAINRLCAARGIYHISDEAYEYFTYDGATHYSPGSSGVEHTISLFSMSKSYGMASWRVGFLVVPEHLFDDMMKIQDTVIICAPAVSQAVALGALAAGRSFCLRRLPAIARVRERMLAAFSRIPDLLTVPPSRGAFYFLVKVRTFMDDLTLAERLIREHRVAVIPGGTFGIGKGCSLRISYGNLP